From the Maioricimonas rarisocia genome, one window contains:
- a CDS encoding class I SAM-dependent methyltransferase, whose protein sequence is MTTSQPPNATGPFFKYEFRDDQIWCEEFNQEVMMEWERPLMQKMADEVCHNRGDVLEVGFGMGILAGCIQEYQPRSHTIVDCHPQILERLHEWAADRPNVRVVEGMWQDVLDELSDCRFDGITWDTFGGVDSFSNRELFPPFFRLVKQTLRPGGRFTFFNPMPEPVATWKDGLEGVEWTNIPVDPPPNAYFTYRNYCMPVWTQEKEA, encoded by the coding sequence ATGACCACTTCTCAGCCACCGAATGCGACCGGTCCGTTCTTCAAGTACGAGTTCCGCGACGACCAGATCTGGTGCGAGGAATTCAACCAGGAAGTCATGATGGAGTGGGAGCGGCCATTGATGCAGAAGATGGCCGACGAGGTCTGCCACAATCGTGGCGACGTCCTCGAAGTCGGCTTCGGCATGGGCATCCTGGCCGGCTGCATTCAGGAGTACCAGCCGCGATCCCACACGATCGTCGACTGCCACCCCCAGATCCTCGAACGGCTGCACGAATGGGCCGCAGACCGGCCGAACGTCCGCGTCGTGGAGGGCATGTGGCAGGACGTGCTGGACGAGTTGAGCGACTGTCGTTTCGACGGCATCACGTGGGACACCTTCGGCGGTGTCGACAGCTTTTCGAACCGGGAGCTGTTCCCCCCGTTTTTTCGCCTTGTGAAGCAGACGCTTCGTCCGGGAGGACGCTTCACCTTCTTCAACCCGATGCCGGAGCCGGTCGCGACGTGGAAGGACGGTCTCGAAGGGGTCGAGTGGACGAACATCCCGGTCGACCCGCCTCCGAATGCCTATTTCACCTACCGGAACTACTGCATGCCGGTCTGGACGCAGGAGAAAGAAGCGTGA
- a CDS encoding arylsulfatase, translating to MTRSPAFACLFAVWSLSAVTAAPADRPNIVVLFADDMGYSDIGCFGSEIETPNLDRLAANGLRFTHFYNTGRCCPSRASLMTGLYPHQADIGHMAGDIGVRGYRDRLSFEAVTIPEMLGPAGYHTIMTGKWHLGWRDEGCPTARGFDHFYGTRGFVDSYFTVVRRTEVYLNDELVLPITETPVNHLHPEREWYTTDVYTDYALHFIDQVREQDDRPFFLYLAYNAPHFPLHAKPEDVKKYRGRYRDGWGEFRRQRYQKLVELGIVNDNWPLSPLDVPEWDSLSEEQRDDLDFKMALFAAIIDRLDQNIGRVVDHLEQMGELDNTLLVFLSDNGGTKETGLLGIKGETNTVANYQEWGRKGGWTSSYGQGWANLSNTPFRRYKRENHEGGTSAPFIVHWPDGFEARGELRDQVAHLIDLMPTFVDVAEATYPTTHAGHTIQPMQGRSLLPSFTSTETVPRTLYWEHEGNRAIRDGDWKLVGSRNGPWELYNVGDDRTELNDLAGKKAERFQEMKAKWDAWAEEVNVLTPAEFDRTRKEFDEARRKRRSK from the coding sequence ATGACCCGATCGCCCGCTTTCGCATGCCTGTTCGCCGTATGGTCGCTCTCGGCCGTGACGGCGGCCCCGGCGGATCGCCCCAACATCGTCGTCCTTTTCGCCGACGATATGGGCTACTCCGATATTGGCTGCTTCGGCTCGGAGATCGAAACGCCCAACCTCGACCGTCTTGCGGCGAATGGACTGCGGTTCACGCACTTCTACAACACCGGCCGCTGTTGCCCGTCGCGCGCCAGCCTGATGACCGGGCTGTATCCGCATCAGGCGGACATCGGCCACATGGCAGGTGACATCGGCGTCCGCGGCTACCGCGACCGGCTCAGCTTCGAGGCGGTCACCATTCCCGAAATGCTGGGTCCGGCCGGTTACCACACCATCATGACCGGCAAGTGGCACCTCGGCTGGCGCGACGAGGGCTGCCCCACTGCCCGCGGATTCGACCACTTCTACGGCACCCGTGGTTTTGTCGACAGCTACTTCACCGTGGTCCGACGCACCGAGGTGTACCTCAACGACGAACTCGTGCTGCCCATCACCGAGACCCCGGTCAACCACCTTCATCCCGAGCGGGAGTGGTACACCACCGACGTCTATACCGACTACGCGCTGCACTTCATCGACCAGGTCCGCGAGCAGGACGACCGGCCCTTCTTTCTTTACCTCGCCTACAACGCGCCGCACTTCCCACTGCATGCGAAGCCGGAGGATGTGAAGAAGTACCGCGGTCGATACCGCGATGGCTGGGGTGAGTTCCGCCGGCAGCGATACCAGAAACTCGTCGAACTCGGCATCGTCAACGACAACTGGCCACTTTCGCCGCTCGATGTGCCGGAATGGGACTCGCTCTCCGAAGAGCAGCGGGACGACCTCGACTTCAAGATGGCACTGTTCGCGGCCATTATCGATCGACTCGACCAGAACATCGGACGCGTTGTCGATCACCTCGAACAAATGGGCGAACTCGACAATACGCTGCTGGTGTTCCTGTCCGACAACGGTGGCACGAAGGAAACCGGTCTGCTCGGCATCAAGGGTGAGACCAACACCGTCGCGAACTATCAGGAATGGGGACGCAAGGGGGGCTGGACGAGCAGCTACGGACAGGGATGGGCCAACCTGAGCAATACCCCCTTCCGGCGCTACAAGCGCGAGAACCACGAGGGGGGCACCAGCGCCCCATTCATCGTCCATTGGCCGGACGGCTTCGAGGCACGAGGCGAGTTGCGGGACCAGGTGGCCCATCTGATCGACCTGATGCCCACATTTGTCGACGTGGCCGAGGCGACATATCCGACGACGCACGCCGGCCACACCATCCAGCCGATGCAGGGGCGCAGCCTCCTTCCGTCCTTTACGTCGACAGAAACGGTTCCGCGAACGCTGTACTGGGAGCACGAAGGAAACCGGGCGATTCGTGATGGCGACTGGAAGCTCGTCGGGAGTCGCAATGGTCCCTGGGAACTCTACAACGTCGGAGACGACCGGACGGAACTGAACGACCTCGCCGGGAAGAAAGCCGAACGATTTCAGGAAATGAAAGCGAAGTGGGACGCGTGGGCCGAGGAAGTCAACGTTCTGACACCGGCCGAGTTCGATCGGACCCGCAAGGAGTTCGACGAGGCCCGACGGAAACGCCGTTCGAAGTAG
- a CDS encoding leucine-rich repeat domain-containing protein, producing the protein MEALSGRELRDRVADLTKLGSRVIWDEGEQIRGIAVFGPEITDRHMAWLRQLPGLRELDLTRSPISDAGLFHISKLHDLETLMLGRTDISDDGFEQLEDLKRLKNLNLISTGITDRSLEIVAGMSDLEALWLDTTDVTDAGLVHVAGLKRLELIDLRKTLVTDAGLEHLAGLTRMMELNLSSCEGVTGSGFVHLLGMNDLEWLNLDATEVNDAGIALLSRLSLKHLSLSWTSISDVALDAIEVMPELTHLEILGTTLTPARVEALRENLPRCRVHFSPYTDAPL; encoded by the coding sequence ATGGAGGCTTTGTCGGGACGGGAACTTCGTGACCGCGTGGCTGACCTGACGAAACTGGGGTCGCGCGTCATCTGGGACGAAGGCGAGCAGATTCGCGGAATTGCCGTTTTCGGGCCGGAAATCACGGACCGGCACATGGCGTGGCTGCGGCAGCTGCCCGGCCTGCGTGAGCTCGACCTGACGCGATCTCCCATTTCTGATGCCGGGCTGTTTCACATCAGCAAGCTGCACGACCTCGAAACGCTAATGCTCGGCAGGACCGACATTTCGGACGACGGCTTCGAACAGCTCGAAGATCTGAAGCGGCTGAAGAATCTCAATCTGATCTCGACCGGGATCACCGATCGCAGCCTCGAGATCGTCGCGGGCATGAGTGACCTCGAGGCCCTGTGGCTCGATACGACCGACGTGACCGACGCCGGCCTGGTTCACGTTGCCGGGCTCAAGCGACTGGAACTGATCGACCTGCGCAAGACGCTGGTGACCGATGCGGGGCTGGAGCATCTGGCCGGGCTGACGCGGATGATGGAACTGAATCTGTCGTCGTGCGAAGGAGTCACGGGAAGCGGGTTCGTGCATCTGCTGGGGATGAACGACCTCGAGTGGCTCAACCTCGATGCGACCGAGGTCAACGACGCGGGGATCGCTCTACTCAGCCGCCTGTCCCTGAAGCATCTTTCGCTGAGCTGGACGTCCATCAGCGACGTGGCCCTCGACGCGATCGAGGTGATGCCGGAGCTGACACACCTGGAGATCCTCGGCACGACGCTCACTCCGGCCCGCGTCGAAGCGCTGCGGGAGAATCTGCCCCGTTGCCGGGTTCACTTCTCACCCTACACCGACGCGCCGCTGTAA
- a CDS encoding isochorismatase family protein: MIQARSFLLVATTSVMFLSSSTDASEPAAPSLRTYRNVLTPIEEPAPLMADHPEYVQPIDDVRRYESPILVDDEQADLSVRAWRYSYNARGIIEIPNRIDGAKTAVVMVHPWGIDDGQGWDTPQPAGVAFGCTPEKNARFLQHAAEIVNPMIERLRERVGLVVYSLPGDADPIRTGLYRSLNRTPSDQEREEAGRQLEEKLSSFDYTGGELPEEIAVSSERPVVDYFRQFPGLDASPRYNNDGFWSLPIPVMKPINVASDDVVFYDLQGYDRLKVFLRSHGIQHVLLCGYATDMCVCTTAAGYRNLRQDFNVFLVGDATQATFPSNRTAAYATNQALSHAALDVLITQVSWVREIEPAAGPE, encoded by the coding sequence ATGATTCAGGCTCGTAGCTTTCTGCTGGTCGCGACCACGTCCGTGATGTTCCTGTCGTCATCGACGGATGCCAGCGAACCGGCGGCTCCTTCACTGCGGACGTACCGCAACGTTCTGACGCCGATCGAGGAGCCGGCTCCCTTGATGGCCGACCATCCCGAATACGTTCAGCCGATCGACGACGTCCGCCGGTACGAGTCGCCGATCCTGGTCGACGATGAACAGGCCGATCTGTCAGTCCGGGCGTGGCGGTACAGCTACAACGCGCGAGGGATCATCGAAATTCCCAACCGCATTGACGGGGCAAAGACGGCGGTGGTGATGGTTCATCCCTGGGGCATCGACGACGGCCAGGGCTGGGACACCCCGCAGCCGGCCGGTGTGGCGTTCGGATGCACGCCCGAAAAGAACGCCCGTTTCCTGCAGCACGCTGCCGAGATCGTCAACCCGATGATCGAGCGGCTGCGCGAGCGCGTCGGGCTGGTCGTCTACAGTCTGCCTGGCGATGCGGACCCGATCCGCACCGGGTTGTATCGCTCGCTCAATCGCACACCGTCGGACCAGGAGCGGGAGGAGGCCGGTCGTCAGCTCGAGGAGAAGCTGTCGTCGTTCGACTACACGGGTGGCGAACTGCCCGAAGAGATCGCAGTCTCGTCGGAGCGGCCGGTTGTCGACTACTTCCGGCAGTTTCCCGGTCTGGACGCGTCGCCCCGCTACAATAATGACGGCTTCTGGTCGCTGCCGATCCCGGTGATGAAGCCGATCAATGTCGCTTCTGATGATGTCGTCTTCTACGACCTCCAGGGATACGACCGGCTCAAGGTGTTTCTTCGCAGTCATGGCATCCAGCATGTGCTGCTGTGCGGTTACGCGACCGACATGTGCGTCTGCACCACCGCAGCCGGCTACAGGAACCTGCGGCAGGACTTCAATGTCTTTCTCGTGGGGGATGCGACGCAGGCGACGTTCCCCTCGAACCGGACGGCCGCGTATGCGACCAACCAGGCGCTCTCGCATGCCGCGCTGGACGTGCTGATCACGCAGGTCTCGTGGGTGCGGGAGATCGAACCGGCTGCCGGCCCGGAGTGA